GAACTCAGGGTTGCATAATGGGGTGGTTAATGTGGGAGGTGGTTCAGGTACCTCACTAGAACAAGTGCAGAATGATAGAGACAAACTTGTTCTGGCTATCTCTTTGGCAattggctttgttttgggaaGTTTAATGAACGAAACTATGCCATTTCGGCAGAGCGGGCACGCAATCGAACCGGGTGGACCATTGGAACATGATGATGTGCAGTTTGTAGAACAGAGATATAGCGCACAGCTTGTGCAGAATTCATGATCACAACCTTCAACGTTTGAAATAATGTGCTTAACTTAGAGAATTATATGGTGCTAACAATAGGACATAAATGAGGATAATTATCATAACTAAGTTACCTTGTGCAGCAACAGTGCATTCTCTTTCCAAACAGACAACACATGGATCTTGGCTTGCAAGTAACGAGTCACAACTTCTCCATCCACATTCTCTGAAAAAACATCGACCGGTCCATAGGTTAGTCATTGTACAATTTTcttgtgagataccacatcgattggggaggagaatgaaacattctttataaatataagggtgtggaaatttctccctatcacatgcattttaaaaaccttgagagaaaacctaaaagggaaaaacctaaaaagaacaatatctactagcggtgggtttgagcagttacaaatggtattagagccagataccTAATGATATGCttgcaaggaggctgagccccgaagggggtgaacacgaggcggtgtgctagtaaggacgttgggcccgaaaggagtggattggggggtcccacatcgattggagaagggaacaagtgccagcaagaacgctggccccaaaaggggggtggattgtgagatctcacatcggttggggaggagaacgaaggattctctataagggtgtggaaacttcttacaagcatacgcattttaaaaatcttgaggaaagcccaaataagacaataagacaatatctgctagcgatgggcatGGACCGTTACATTTCTAATGAATCACAATCaattgaagaggaaaagaacAGTAAAAACACAGCTTATTGGATATATTGAAATCAGCTACTACATCCATAACTAAGCTAGATCAAAACAAAGGCATGTCTATTATACCATATTTGTgctattttaataatttttgtcaAGAATGACTCACCTAGCAATTTTAACAATGCTCATAAGGGGAAGGGTCAAATATGGTGAAGGGACAAGATTTGTGGCTGCTTCTTCTGGTTCTTTGCTAAGAATTTCCTCGAGCCAGTCTCGGTGCCATGAACGAGCAACCATCAAGGGAGTCCATCTTCAATAAGATAAGAGTAACATTATATTACACTGCTACCCTGTCTTATTGTTGCTgaatagaaatgaaattacTTTAAACTCGGGGTGTGCAAATCATAGACAAACTTAGTTAGCCTAGATTCTACCACCTAGCCAGAGATGGAAGCTCCGTTTATTCATCAGGAATAAGAATGACAAAGAATAGAAATGAATATCAACCACAGAAACTGATTGCTATTAAGATGCATAAGCCACACAGTACAGGTCCACAGTTCTTAAAAGGATTCGATCTTTAGCGACGTCGAAAGTAACGAATTTGAACATAAATACTTGAGAGAAACATACCCATTTGCATTTTGAGCAGTAAGACTGGCTCCCCTGGCTATCAACATCTGGAACCAAAACATTCAGAAACCATGTTTATGGGTCGAATTGCGAAATCTTATCATTTCCTATGGTTTTTAAATCACGGACTTACTTGACAACATTGGGCACTCCCGCCGCATGCAGCGTAATGAAGTGCTGTGCTTCCAGCTCCTAAATATGACGACATAATCATCGTTAGAAACTTCAAGAATCTATCTTTTTCAGCTTCCAACAAActaattgtgagattccacatcggttggagaggagaacgaagcattcattctaagggtgtgaaaactttccctagcaaacgtgttttaaaaaccttaaggggaagcccaaaaggggtTGGacaattacaaatggtatcagagctagacactgagcgatgtgccagcgagaaggctgggcctcgaaggagaATGGACACGAGGCGATATGCCAACAAGAACACTGGCCCCGAAGAGGTCATAGAGATAACAGCTTGAGCATaatttaattggttaaaatattatatccaAGATGTCATAGAGAGGTTTGACAATCGCATTATTGAACTCAAACATGTAACTTGATACAGCAAGGTACATAGTAGACCAATTTTCATGATCGAGGACAGTAACAACATGCAATGAATTATCTCCGCTTCAGTAGTCTGGTAGAACACAGTTAAAACCAATGAACATGACATACTTCAACAACATTAGGCTTTTCAGTAatgagaaacaagaaaagaaactgTTCAATTTCACTAAGAACTGCataagagaaacaaaaaacaggaACGAAAACGCGACATACCTATTAGATCGATGGTGGTTCCATCTTCTACAGTAACCTGAGAAGCAGAGGCACCTAAGTCCAAAAGTAATTGCACACTGCCAACATGCCCGTTTAGCGCTGCCATATGCAGCGCTGTGATGCCTCCATCTGATGTTCTGTTAACCACCTCCTTAACAACACTGATGGATGAGATGCAGGAAATGAATCAGTGACTTGACGAAGTAGAATAGAGAAACTTATAACCGACTAGGATTAGATTCGAACGACGATACCTAAAATCGAACTTAGAAACTGGTTCTTCATTGTTAGTCCAAAATTTTGGTGTACTGGGTACATAATCAGCAAGCAGAAGTCGGATGCACCGAGAATGACCATTCAGAGCAGCCAAGTGAAGAGCAGTACCTCCGTTCAAATAATCCGATCTGTGAATCTGATCTCCAATGAAATGCATGACAACATTATCCAATATGTCCCTTAAACTACTTCATAAAGAAATCAGAGGGAGGTAGCTCACATTGGCATTAAAAAGTATAAGGGTCTGAACAACCTCCCAGTGACCGTGCTGACAAGCTTGCATCAAGGCAGTCTGTTGATGAAAAATGACATTCTCAATTTTGAAACTCTTCACAATCATGCATACATAGTGAACTTGAGGTCAAACGTTCGAATTCCCACCTTCATATGTTGTATAAACGAAACAATAGCTCACACATAACAAAGGATCTAGTCCTATCATAGTTTTGGTATTCATTGATGGATAAACATCACATTGAGGGATGAATGAAATGGAAACAGAGAGCAACAAACAACGACATTTCTCGTACCTGACCCCGGTAATTCTGTAGATTTATCTCGACCCCAGATTCGAGCAGGAGAGAGACAATCTGCATAAACAGGTAGTGAAGTAAGTTGAGTCACCATTAATGAAAGACattatcggttggggaggagaacgaaacaccctctaataagggtgtggaaacctctccctagcagacccgttttaaaaatcttgagggaaagtccaaagaggacaatatcggctagagGTGAGCTTGAACCGTTAAGAAGAAAAGTGAAATACCTCATGGTGGCCATGAGCTGCAGAGTAATGGAGAGGGGAATTTCGGACACCAAAAGTTGAATACCTCACCAAACGAGGATTGTATTCCAACAGAGCCTTAGCTTCTTGCAAGTCTCCATCTCTTGCAGCTGAGACTAAACGTTCCCCAGAAGCAGAACATCCAAAGGAATTCCCAACAATGCTTAGAAATTTCATTTCCCCACAAAGATTTCACTCAACCTACCTGCTGATAATCTCATCTAAAGTTTTGTATGTTCAACAATAAACCCAAGGATTTACAAGCTAATCCATCCAAATTCACAGCAAAACACAACCTAACTCCCACCAATCAATCAGgaataatatataaacaacCTTACATAATTCTCTAGAGTgaagagaaaaagtaaaatacaaCAGAGAAAACCCCAAAACTGCAATTTCTTCACCAACGAGACAGACCCAGTTTCGAATTCGATTCAAATGGACGAACCCCACTTCGAAATTCTTCAACAATAGCATTCAATCGGTAAAACCCAACTCAGATATGAATCAAATGATCGAAAACTTAAACACCCACTTACgattatgaaataataaagCCCCAAATGGTAGTGGTAACCTCCGATTCTTTTCTGCTTTATCCAAAAGTAATACAAATCCTGAAGAAATGGACGCAGAAAAGAATCGAAGGGACGAAAATCCGACAAGGGCGTTTAGAAATCGAATCGATCGGTGTTGAACCCCCCACCCCCCACCCCCCTTGTCGGGATAAGATCAGTCCAAACGAAGAAAAGGGGGAAATGGGGTTGAAGAAGGAGTGACGGTTTGTGAAGATGGCGAAGAACGTTGTAACGAAAAATGGCCAAAAACGAAGGGCGTGTATTTTGACAGTTTTTTACAATACAAAAGAATTGAGGATTACTTGATATAAACTTGAAAAAGCATACAAGAATGGTGTTTGTGAAGGGAAGAACGTGTATTATGATTGGTGATAATTAGAGAGTGAATATATTAGATGGTTGTTTGTTCTTgtcttccatttcttccccAATCccaattcaattttttgttggaaaaaaaaaaagttcgaaTCTTTAATCAATAAAAGTTAGAAAATTTCCTGATCTCCCTATGTAATCTCCTTATGAAAGTGGACcaatctctttcttttctctaaaCTCATGATTTTTAGCAACTACTTAAATGCATCATCCATCCTGCAaaatcaatctaaaattagacCTAACCTTTCTCaatgtatttaattattaatccAACAAAATCAATGGTGTGTCCTTTTGTAACATGAATGTGGTACAGTTCACTCGATATTCATTAGGACATTTCATAAGCTGAAATATGTCCTTCATGACGAATAACatgatctcacattagttagagaggagaacgaaacatttcttataaggacgtgaaaacctttctttaatagacacgttttaaaatcatgaacttgacggcgatacataatgggttaaaacggacaatatatgctagcggtgggcttggattatTACATTTTAGCTATCATTGGATCTTTAGATACCCCATCAAATGTACGAGGGTCCCACCCgctaaaatctttaaaaaatgatacaaGCAATGTGAAACTAATTATTGGAAAATGATACAACTAATAAACAACTATACATTTCATCAAATACAATTAACCTAACTATAATGTAATCAATTCCATAAACTATAgtgtaaatttaaattagagaaatataATGGAGAGTATGAAGATAATGATGAGAAATTAGCTTAAAATNttttttttttttttttttttttttttttttttttttttttttttttttttttttttaaatggctTAATCCATGTATAGTGAACGTGCAAATCATTAAActccctatttttttttttattaaaataaaactttcattaatttatttttcttttttattgtcaAAGCTTTCAcatcaaaatcttaaattaaaatccatttttattaagaaattataaatttgaccatttcaataatataattataattaaagagaaaaagattagtttttcagtttttttccgaaattattaaagaaaaatgcaaaatttaaaaaaatagcgGTCTTAATACAACCCTCCCAGCTTTCACGAGCTGACGATCACTTAAGTTCAGCTACTGATATAGtccaatttcatttataacattCAAAGCATTCGAAAAGTTAATCTTAAAGTTCGTTTATAAATCTGCGACCATTTAATTATCCTAAATAAACGTAAATTAACCGACTTGAACCGGTTGAAAAGGCCCTATAAACTGTCTTAAAATAGGCTGAACCGCAGCTGGAATGATCGAACCGAGCCGACCAAGCAGTCAAGAGTTGACTGAAGGCCGATCAAAGCTGACACGACGCACGAGCAGCTGGAAGCTGCATGCGTTGAACCGCGTCGAGCTGAGCTGAATTGAGCTGGACCATACCGCACGTCTGTTTGAGCCACTTGCATGGGTTGGCCCGAGTGCCTGGGCTTTGAGTTACTGATCATATGGGCTGCGCTTTGTGGGCTGAGCATCTGGTGGGATTGGTATTGAGGTGTGGACTGGGTGGCTGGATTCAACCCATTGTACCGCTCTATGTCCAAGATtcgaaatttaaatttagtatctATCTATGAAGTTCGTATGATTGAACTACTAAAAGGGAAGGTGTACCTGGTTGATATGGATAGtgacttattttttaagtctttcttagtcattctatTTCAAGATCGCTCTTATTCAAATGTGGTCtaagttcattcatgtaccactcccatcaataatttttaataaatttatctttcaaacttgttaaaaatgagaagtttgaaaaaaatgagaaatagaattgagatGGAAGTGtgtattctcattgatattcataaactttaaataagATACAAGCAAACAAATAATACCTACcgataagaaaaatataaactaattaaatattaagaataaaataaaatatactacaaatcaaatcataaaagaaagaatatacagatataatatttaagatatattccataattaatatatttttcaaatattatatcttaacaAAACTACAAC
The nucleotide sequence above comes from Cucurbita pepo subsp. pepo cultivar mu-cu-16 chromosome LG11, ASM280686v2, whole genome shotgun sequence. Encoded proteins:
- the LOC111805945 gene encoding E3 ubiquitin-protein ligase XBAT32-like gives rise to the protein MKFLSIVGNSFGCSASGERLVSAARDGDLQEAKALLEYNPRLVRYSTFGVRNSPLHYSAAHGHHEIVSLLLESGVEINLQNYRGQTALMQACQHGHWEVVQTLILFNANIHRSDYLNGGTALHLAALNGHSRCIRLLLADYVPSTPKFWTNNEEPVSKFDFSVVKEVVNRTSDGGITALHMAALNGHVGSVQLLLDLGASASQVTVEDGTTIDLIGAGSTALHYAACGGSAQCCQMLIARGASLTAQNANGWTPLMVARSWHRDWLEEILSKEPEEAATNLVPSPYLTLPLMSIVKIARECGWRSCDSLLASQDPCVVCLERECTVAAQGCDHEFCTSCALYLCSTNCTSSCSNGPPGSIACPLCRNGIVSFIKLPKTKPIAKEIARTSLSLSFCTCSSEVPEPPPTLTTPLCNPEFTCSQLSPPGASCQPLSSQRFPSMILNSNLCMGAPHSSSSSLIPSNVDRNTRNNIEGRSSWFSALNHVMNGCGC